The following is a genomic window from Onthophagus taurus isolate NC chromosome 1, IU_Otau_3.0, whole genome shotgun sequence.
TAAAGAtgtacatttaatttattaatttatttatattaactgtaaataaaaaaagttacttaCCAAGTACCTACGAATATTACGATAGATAATGAgctatttatttttgtaattgtgAACTGGTTGATTCGTCAGTctgactttaaaaatttctaacgACTGAGTTTTTACTTATATGTATCTACTTTTCTTATTGACTTTTTTACACAATCTCTATAAAATGCAATTATTTAATCAACGTTTACATTTGTTTATATAAGACTTTTATTGTATAAAGACGAGTAACATCAATAAACAttcaaataacaattatttttatcaattatatattaattataaacagaAATAAATATCCATTTATGTAAAAACCAAACAAATAACTTCAACTAAAAAGATACGACCTAACATTTTATTGGGGAGCCATCTGGATTTGTTTTAGGTTTAGgtaaacaaattttctttccATTATTGTATACGCAAGTATTTGTAAAGTAACCACAAGTTGATGTTTGAGTATAGTAAACAGATGGTACTTTTTTTCCTGTGTGTGGACTTTGATAACCATTTTCCGTTTTTGCAACTGAAACAAATTTGGGGTACGAATCTCCGCTTCTTACATGATATTGTGCGGGTTGATAGGTGTAACTAGTACCATACCCAAATCCATCATTTCGTAATTGACTTTTTGATTGTACAGTATACACGGGTTTCTTATAAGTTATTTTTCCTGTTCCGGGCGATAAATTCACGCTTTGTGCATGAGAATTTGGTCCTTGAGCTTCTGTTCGATCACCAGACATTGAAGAAGTCACTTTTCCTCTGAACCCTTGAGGAATTCGCATTCCAGGAGACCCAGGAATGAGTTGACCTGGTTGAAGAACTGTACCTACAGGTAATTTATTACCACGGTCTTGAATCACGGTTGCATCAAGATCTTCTAAAGGATCTAACACTATCTGCTGATTTTGCGAATgattttcttgtttaattaaagttcTTGTGTTAACACCTGGACTAGGTTCCATTGTTTCTTCATAATCGGCTTCGTCATAGTCATATTCTTCTTCATCTGTGGTTCTTTCATTATGAGTGTTTCCAGCTCTTGTTTTGGGTGGTGAAGTGGTGGTCTCCATCTCAGTCTCTTCCTCTTCTGATTCCTCCactttatttacattaatagAACTTGTATGAGTATTCGTAGACGGTGGttgattatcaaaattaagtcCTGGAGGTTTTGATTGAGTGGTAGCTACAGTTGCATTACTTCCGGACGCTGCCTGAGCAGCACCTGTGTATCGAATCCCCATAGCGAATTTTCCTTGTATTTGTGCTTGAGATTGTCCTGTATAAGCACCACCTTGAGCGCTTGCTGATCCACCTCCTTTAAAGGGcgttttttgattatctttttcgtttttatcaTAAGGCATAAATCCAATTTGAGCTTGTGACGAAGTACTTCCTGGGCCATTGGCTTGCGAGTCAGCCATTCCACCTTTTTCACTAGCTTGTACTTGTGTGTTTGTACCGTGTTTAATTCCTCCACTTTGCGCGCTTGAACTTGTTTCGCCAGTAGCAGAAGCGACTTGTACTTGCGCTTGGGACTGTGATGCACCACCACTTCCCTGTGAAGAACTCATTGCTCCTTGCTTTCCTCCAGAAACTGAAGTTTGTGAACCTCTTTTACCATCTATAGTACCGGCGGAAGCACTAAATGAACCACTACCTGAGTAAATACCAGAAACTTGAGATTGTGCAGTACCTCCTTGATAGGTTCCTTGTGCAGACGCTGAAGCTTGGGTTTCGTTAGCTACTTGTTGCACGGAACTCTCTGCCTGCGATTGTCCATCATCTCTTGTTAGACTTTCAGCTGTTTCTTCACTTTTTCTGTAATCACTTGGTCTTCCAAATTCATCTACTACTCCTGACGGTTGCCCTGGTGTGTATCCTTGTCCACCCGGTTTCGTACTTGGAATACCCGGACCATAATAACCGGGACCTCCTGATTCTGGTGTGTATTGGCTTGGTAATCCCGAACTGGGTATTTGTTGCCCTGGTACGTATTGACCAGGTATTGTGGCTCCCGGGCCATATTGTATACCGGGAGGCATTTGTCCGGTGGGATATTGATGTGGAACACCTGGTATAGAAGGATATTGAGTTGGGGAAGTAGGTGCAGGTCCAGAGGGATATTGACTTGGTGGACTGATACCTGGCGTCGAAGGATATTGACTTGGTGGACTGATACCTGGCGCCGAGGGATATTGACTTGGCGGACTGATGCCTGTTCCCGGGGAATATTGACTTGATGGGCCTATTCCCGTCCCATATGGATATTGACTTGATGGATCAACGCCTGACCCCGAAGGATATTGACTAGATGGGTGAATTCCCGTTCCATATGGATATTGACCTGACGGATCAACACTTGGTCCATATGGTGTTCCCGGTTGATATTGTCCTGGAATATATTGTGAACCATCACTTGTATATTGGCCAGGAATATGCGTTCCCGGTTGTCCTGGTAATCTAGAAATTTCGGTGCTTGGAATTTGTTGACCAGGAATTCCTCCGCTTGGAACGTATTGACTTGGTATTCCAGGCGTTGTTGCGGAAGGTGTATAGTGTCCTGGAAGATGCGGTGTTCCTATTCCTGGAATATGTTGTCCATGTCCTTCTCTGCCAGGAATATATTGACCTGATAATTCTGAGGTACCCGTGCTAGGAATGTGACCGGGATATTGTGCTGGAAATCCGGGTGGTTGTACACCTGGAATATATTGACCTGGTAATCCTGTTCCGGGTAAGCCTGGTGGTGCAGTACCAGGTATAGCCTGCCCTTGTGATGGTGGATAATAACCAGATATTCCAGATGTTCCTGCAGTAGAAACAGGCGGACCTTGTGGAAATTGTCCAATTTCTGGTGTATATTGCCCTGGAATTCCTGCACCGGGCAAGTATTGTTCATACAAATGTTGTCCAGGTTTTCGACCTTCTGGCATGTATTGTCCAGATACTCCTGAAGGTCCCATAGGTGTACTTGGCTGTCTCACATACGGCTCTGGTGCGGTTACATCTCTGTGATGATCGTAAGTACCAGAAAATTGACCAGCGAACGTTCCATTCCTACCCACATGAGATCCATAATCTCCAGAAAACTGTCCCGAAAATCGACCATCAGGTGTTGCTTGTTGTTGGTCGGAGATTCTCGATGTATCTGCTTGTTGGTGTGAATCATATCTTCCATGAAATTGTCCGCTAAACGTTCCACCCGTTGTGGAACTGGGTGCAGGTAGACGTGTATCTACAACTTGAGAATAAGGTATTCGTGGTATTGAAGGTGTTCCGGGTATATAGTGACTAGATGGTGTTCCTGGTCCGAAACCGGGTGCTCCTGGTACAGCTGGTGTTGCAGCTGGAATTTTCGATACGCCTGTAGGAATTCCTGGTTGATAAGTAGGGCCTGTAGAAATTCCTGGTTGATAAGTAGGGGCTCCTGGAATCCCTGGTTGATAACTAGGTCCTCCAGGGGTTCCTGGTTGATAAGAGGCTCCTCCAGGAATCCCTGGTTGATAAGAGGCTCCTCCAGGAATCCCTGGTTGATAAGTAGGGGCACCAGATGTTCCAGGTTGGTAAGCAGGTGTTGCAGAGATTCCCGGATGGTAAATGCTACCTCCAGGAATTCCTGGTTGGTAACTAGGTAGGCCAGGGATTCCTGGTGGATAAGATGGTCTTCCAGGGGTTCCCGGTTGATAGGGGGGGCCATCAGGACTTCCTGGTTGATAGGAGGGTCCTCCAGGAGTCCCTGGTTGGTATGTAGGTGCTCCTGGTAGATAAGCGGGTGCTCCAGGAGTCGCTGGTTGATAAGTTGGGACACCAGGAGTTCCTGGTTGATATATAGCAGCTCCAGGAATTCCTGGTTGATAAGTTGGTCCTCCAGGAGTTCCTGGAGGATAAGTAGGAGCTCCAGGTTGATAAGTAGGTCGTCCAGGAGTTCCTGGTTGATAACTAGGTCCGCCAGGAATTCCTGGCTGATAACTAGGTTCTCCAGGAATTCGTGGTTGATAAGTAGGGCCTCCAGGAATCCCTGGTGGATGAATCGGTCCTCCGGGAGTCCCTGGTTGATAAGAAGGAGTCCCAGGTGTGCCAGGTTGATAAGTAGGTCCTCCAGGAATGCCTGGTTGATAACTAGGGCCTCCAGGAATCTCTGGTGGATAAATCGGTCCTCCGGGAGTCCCGGGTTGATAGGAAGGAATTCCAAGTGTGCCAGGTTGATAAGTAGGTCCTCCAGGAATGCCTGGTTGATAACTAGGTCCTCCAGGAATTCCTGGCTGATAACTAGGTCCACCAGAAATTCCTGGTTGATAACTAGGTCCTCCAGTAATTCCTGGTTGGTAACTAAGACCTCCAGGAGCGCCTGGTTGATAAAATGGTCTTCCAGGAGTTCCTGGTTGATAAGAGGGTCCTCCAGGTGTCCCTGGCTGGTATTGAGGGGCTCCTGGTGTTCCTGGTTGATAACTAGGTCCTCTTGGTTGAAAGCTTCCAGGGGTTCCAGGTTGATAAATATGATCTCTTGGTGACCCTGGTGGATAACTTGATCCTCCTGGTTGATAACCCTGCCCTCCTGGAATACCTGGTTGGTAAGTTGCTCCTCCTGGTATCCCCGGCCGATGACCAGTCTGTCCTGGTTGGTATCCAGGCCCGCCTGGTATTCCTGGCTGATAGCTAGGTCTCcctaaaatatatatgttCTTATTGTAATAGCATGTTATGTTTCATATAGTATTGATTAAGCTAACGATTGCAAGGTATTTGTGGCAGTcgttattatctatttaatttttttcatagcTTGTAGCGAAACACACTGTAAAGCTAGTAATGTGGAAGGACATCATAGTACTTATCAAAGAAAAAGATTGAAAAGTCCATTTCAAACAAACCTTCAGATGGCATACAAAATTCCAACTAAAAAGTGGCATTAAAGATATGAAAACGATAAAAGCTTCTGGCCGAAAATTTATGTACTCTTGATTAGTATTATGTTGGGCTATAAGTTCATTATTATGGCTTGGTAGAGTGTGAGAAGAAGATGATTTCTTGAAAGAGAATTctcttttcaaatatattcGAAATTAGTTATCGAAAAAACGGTGATATGATGGTGTCAAAGACCGGTTTGTGGGCCAACTTCTGATACATTTCACACACGCAGtgtatttatcaataataattgAGGCAGAAATAAGAAATCGATGGAAGAAAGAATAAACTAGAATAGCTTGTTTTTAATGttaactatttaaaaaatattaatataaatatattcttgGCCTCAGTTTGGAAAAGCTGATTTAGGTGACTCTGAAGAATGAACTATCAAAATACATACCTGGACCACCAGGTATTCCAGAAATATATTGTTCTCCTGGTAAACTTATTCTACCAGGTATCTGAGGTCCCGATATGGTACCTGGTACTCCGGGTGTGAATCTTCCCGGTGTTCCAGGAGTACCTGGTTGATCAGTTCTATAAATATCTGGTCCCATAGGAAATCCTGGAGATTTTCCTGGTGTACCAGGAATATATTCTGTTCCAGGCGTAGTGACGATtgttccacttggaagagGTGGGCGACCTCCTGGCGTCCCTGAAATATAAGGTCCCATTGGAATTCCTAATATAACAAttcaaatcaatttaaaaagtttaatgaaTATTGCCATTTAATTTATCACCTGGCTTATCTCCTGGTTTTCTTATTGTCTCAGGTTTGAATTGCATCTCTGCTGTGGGTCGACCATAAGGTTGATCAAAACATTGTGAACAATCAAGTCCAACACTTTGACTTTGTGCTTGTCCCATTCCATTACTTCCacctaataaataaaaaacaattaaaatcagcttttcacaaatattttatttacatactAACGACTGCTCTTGAAGACCCATACGATGATTCAGCCTCTGCCACTCCTTTATCTCCTTTTCcaaaattaagatattgcGATTGCGTTTGTCCCCGAATCGGTCCATAATTTCCATTCGCTCTTTTAAATCTTGTTTTACGTTCATAATTAATTGATggagaaacaaaaattatcaagGAGTCGTGacatatttcttttaaatgtggagaattaaatacatattcctgagtaaatgtttttatgtaaCATATTCTCTTTTGTGTATCTTTGTGTATACTAAATccctaaaaaatatatttttttaatttattttaaattaaattttatgtaatctTACAATATCTTTATCTACATATTCAAGGAGCTGACTTTCGTTTTCGTAGTACCCAGTACCCTGCAATAAAGACAACACGTCGCTATCTTATACGTAATAAAACAAGGAAGTTTGTTCTTAATATTGAGGAATTTAATTGACCTCGGTGACATATTAAGATAACAGGAAGCATAGTTTTCTAGATTCATTCTTTTCGATTTTGACCtaattctctttaaaaatattcttcaatttatttaaattgactttattaattttttttttaattcttaccTTAATGTagttaaagtttaaaaataacactaaTGTTAATACTAAGTATTCCATTGATATGGATGACgatttcgtttaaaaaaattgttattcacTCACTAAAGTATACATTTGTTTCGATTAATCACTACTTTAAagttagaaattaaaatataatctaCATCAATTTGCAACAAAGTAGGTGTTCTGCACAGCTTATTTAAGCAGAGATCTATTAATGAATGAATGAGAACAATGCTAAACAGTTTCgtcctcatttttttttagtaggAGTACGATTTTTGGAGTAAAGGTCACAGTGATAGCTTTTACTACTTTGATATTATGAtgtattgtgtaatataaagacccaagacatttttttaaattattacaataaagtttattacttcaaaattacaaatacgtaaaaattatgtaattcaATCAGTTGGGAAGTAAGTTGAGAAGTTCAATTTATATCAGAATCAGTGTAAACTGTTCTAAatttaaccttaaaaaaataaaaacttgtaTCAAATTATAATTGAGGCGGTCAGATGCAAAGGGATGTAAGTGACAAAATTGCGATTTAGAGATAATGAACTCCAAAGTTAAAATACTTCAGACCAATCAAGAGCAATGGAAAATGTGATCTGAATACTCTACTTGCTTGGACTGTATGTATTCAGTTCAGGTTTCAGTATAATtgacttttcaattttttgatttacagGGCATTTATCTCAAGGCTGCTTTCAATTGTACCTCTTTGAAAGattccaaaaatgttatttgctACTagactatacagggtgttccatctCAGACGAGCCACCCCGTATATTTCTTATCCCATAGTGATTAGAAAAGTTTCCCGAAACCCCTCGAATGATTTTGTTTGGGGGACATCTTTTGACGTCATTTGAGGCTTCAACGAGCAACCCcctgttgttttatttatcaatCACAAAATCAAATCTGCGTGTTTAAatcaaatgttcaaattgtccTCCATTGACTTccatacaataataaattctctcaaactaaaaaataaaaagaaaatcaaaacatttccATATGTTGCCTTCATTGTTTGTTCTTAGAAGGTGTTTATCTGGTTATAATACGTTTAAATCAATCTGTTGAGTTACTACTTTgctgatttgtttaaaatttcctCATGATATCCTCATGTATTTCGAGAAGCTCACACTCAACATCCGGAAAAGCTAAACGTTTGGGTAGGAATTTTGGGAGACCACATAATTGGACCTCTGTTTATTCCTGGTAATTTAAATGGCGAAATTTATCTTGAAATGCTGGAAAATGTGATTGATccgttaataacaaaaaaattagaaaacgaTCCTCTACTACTTGAACAACAATTGCATTTCCAACAAGACGGAGCTCCTCCTCACTACGCCGCACCAGTTCGCCAATACCTCAATTTGCAATACCCCGGTCGTTGGATTGGAAGGAGAGGTCCTATAGAGTGGCCTGCCCGTTCT
Proteins encoded in this region:
- the LOC111415751 gene encoding collagen alpha-1(I) chain-like isoform X1, producing the protein MEYLVLTLVLFLNFNYIKGTGYYENESQLLEYVDKDIGFSIHKDTQKRICYIKTFTQEYVFNSPHLKEICHDSLIIFVSPSINYERKTRFKRANGNYGPIRGQTQSQYLNFGKGDKGVAEAESSYGSSRAVVSGSNGMGQAQSQSVGLDCSQCFDQPYGRPTAEMQFKPETIRKPGDKPGIPMGPYISGTPGGRPPLPSGTIVTTPGTEYIPGTPGKSPGFPMGPDIYRTDQPGTPGTPGRFTPGVPGTISGPQIPGRISLPGEQYISGIPGGPGRPSYQPGIPGGPGYQPGQTGHRPGIPGGATYQPGIPGGQGYQPGGSSYPPGSPRDHIYQPGTPGSFQPRGPSYQPGTPGAPQYQPGTPGGPSYQPGTPGRPFYQPGAPGGLSYQPGITGGPSYQPGISGGPSYQPGIPGGPSYQPGIPGGPTYQPGTLGIPSYQPGTPGGPIYPPEIPGGPSYQPGIPGGPTYQPGTPGTPSYQPGTPGGPIHPPGIPGGPTYQPRIPGEPSYQPGIPGGPSYQPGTPGRPTYQPGAPTYPPGTPGGPTYQPGIPGAAIYQPGTPGVPTYQPATPGAPAYLPGAPTYQPGTPGGPSYQPGSPDGPPYQPGTPGRPSYPPGIPGLPSYQPGIPGGSIYHPGISATPAYQPGTSGAPTYQPGIPGGASYQPGIPGGASYQPGTPGGPSYQPGIPGAPTYQPGISTGPTYQPGIPTGVSKIPAATPAVPGAPGFGPGTPSSHYIPGTPSIPRIPYSQVVDTRLPAPSSTTGGTFSGQFHGRYDSHQQADTSRISDQQQATPDGRFSGQFSGDYGSHVGRNGTFAGQFSGTYDHHRDVTAPEPYVRQPSTPMGPSGVSGQYMPEGRKPGQHLYEQYLPGAGIPGQYTPEIGQFPQGPPVSTAGTSGISGYYPPSQGQAIPGTAPPGLPGTGLPGQYIPGVQPPGFPAQYPGHIPSTGTSELSGQYIPGREGHGQHIPGIGTPHLPGHYTPSATTPGIPSQYVPSGGIPGQQIPSTEISRLPGQPGTHIPGQYTSDGSQYIPGQYQPGTPYGPSVDPSGQYPYGTGIHPSSQYPSGSGVDPSSQYPYGTGIGPSSQYSPGTGISPPSQYPSAPGISPPSQYPSTPGISPPSQYPSGPAPTSPTQYPSIPGVPHQYPTGQMPPGIQYGPGATIPGQYVPGQQIPSSGLPSQYTPESGGPGYYGPGIPSTKPGGQGYTPGQPSGVVDEFGRPSDYRKSEETAESLTRDDGQSQAESSVQQVANETQASASAQGTYQGGTAQSQVSGIYSGSGSFSASAGTIDGKRGSQTSVSGGKQGAMSSSQGSGGASQSQAQVQVASATGETSSSAQSGGIKHGTNTQVQASEKGGMADSQANGPGSTSSQAQIGFMPYDKNEKDNQKTPFKGGGSASAQGGAYTGQSQAQIQGKFAMGIRYTGAAQAASGSNATVATTQSKPPGLNFDNQPPSTNTHTSSINVNKVEESEEEETEMETTTSPPKTRAGNTHNERTTDEEEYDYDEADYEETMEPSPGVNTRTLIKQENHSQNQQIVLDPLEDLDATVIQDRGNKLPVGTVLQPGQLIPGSPGMRIPQGFRGKVTSSMSGDRTEAQGPNSHAQSVNLSPGTGKITYKKPVYTVQSKSQLRNDGFGYGTSYTYQPAQYHVRSGDSYPKFVSVAKTENGYQSPHTGKKVPSVYYTQTSTCGYFTNTCVYNNGKKICLPKPKTNPDGSPIKC
- the LOC111415751 gene encoding collagen alpha-1(I) chain-like isoform X2; the protein is MEYLVLTLVLFLNFNYIKGTGYYENESQLLEYVDKDIGFSIHKDTQKRICYIKTFTQEYVFNSPHLKEICHDSLIIFVSPSINYERKTRFKRANGNYGPIRGQTQSQYLNFGKGDKGVAEAESSYGSSRAVVSGSNGMGQAQSQSVGLDCSQCFDQPYGRPTAEMQFKPETIRKPGDKPGTPGGRPPLPSGTIVTTPGTEYIPGTPGKSPGFPMGPDIYRTDQPGTPGTPGRFTPGVPGTISGPQIPGRISLPGEQYISGIPGGPGRPSYQPGIPGGPGYQPGQTGHRPGIPGGATYQPGIPGGQGYQPGGSSYPPGSPRDHIYQPGTPGSFQPRGPSYQPGTPGAPQYQPGTPGGPSYQPGTPGRPFYQPGAPGGLSYQPGITGGPSYQPGISGGPSYQPGIPGGPSYQPGIPGGPTYQPGTLGIPSYQPGTPGGPIYPPEIPGGPSYQPGIPGGPTYQPGTPGTPSYQPGTPGGPIHPPGIPGGPTYQPRIPGEPSYQPGIPGGPSYQPGTPGRPTYQPGAPTYPPGTPGGPTYQPGIPGAAIYQPGTPGVPTYQPATPGAPAYLPGAPTYQPGTPGGPSYQPGSPDGPPYQPGTPGRPSYPPGIPGLPSYQPGIPGGSIYHPGISATPAYQPGTSGAPTYQPGIPGGASYQPGIPGGASYQPGTPGGPSYQPGIPGAPTYQPGISTGPTYQPGIPTGVSKIPAATPAVPGAPGFGPGTPSSHYIPGTPSIPRIPYSQVVDTRLPAPSSTTGGTFSGQFHGRYDSHQQADTSRISDQQQATPDGRFSGQFSGDYGSHVGRNGTFAGQFSGTYDHHRDVTAPEPYVRQPSTPMGPSGVSGQYMPEGRKPGQHLYEQYLPGAGIPGQYTPEIGQFPQGPPVSTAGTSGISGYYPPSQGQAIPGTAPPGLPGTGLPGQYIPGVQPPGFPAQYPGHIPSTGTSELSGQYIPGREGHGQHIPGIGTPHLPGHYTPSATTPGIPSQYVPSGGIPGQQIPSTEISRLPGQPGTHIPGQYTSDGSQYIPGQYQPGTPYGPSVDPSGQYPYGTGIHPSSQYPSGSGVDPSSQYPYGTGIGPSSQYSPGTGISPPSQYPSAPGISPPSQYPSTPGISPPSQYPSGPAPTSPTQYPSIPGVPHQYPTGQMPPGIQYGPGATIPGQYVPGQQIPSSGLPSQYTPESGGPGYYGPGIPSTKPGGQGYTPGQPSGVVDEFGRPSDYRKSEETAESLTRDDGQSQAESSVQQVANETQASASAQGTYQGGTAQSQVSGIYSGSGSFSASAGTIDGKRGSQTSVSGGKQGAMSSSQGSGGASQSQAQVQVASATGETSSSAQSGGIKHGTNTQVQASEKGGMADSQANGPGSTSSQAQIGFMPYDKNEKDNQKTPFKGGGSASAQGGAYTGQSQAQIQGKFAMGIRYTGAAQAASGSNATVATTQSKPPGLNFDNQPPSTNTHTSSINVNKVEESEEEETEMETTTSPPKTRAGNTHNERTTDEEEYDYDEADYEETMEPSPGVNTRTLIKQENHSQNQQIVLDPLEDLDATVIQDRGNKLPVGTVLQPGQLIPGSPGMRIPQGFRGKVTSSMSGDRTEAQGPNSHAQSVNLSPGTGKITYKKPVYTVQSKSQLRNDGFGYGTSYTYQPAQYHVRSGDSYPKFVSVAKTENGYQSPHTGKKVPSVYYTQTSTCGYFTNTCVYNNGKKICLPKPKTNPDGSPIKC